From a region of the Falco peregrinus isolate bFalPer1 chromosome 5, bFalPer1.pri, whole genome shotgun sequence genome:
- the HACD1 gene encoding very-long-chain (3R)-3-hydroxyacyl-CoA dehydratase 1 isoform X2 translates to MASSEEDGGGNGAVEEKENGKKRRLGALATAWLIFYNVAMTAGWLVLGIAMVRFYIQKGTHRGLFRSVQKTLKFFQTFALLEVVHCAVVRTSVLVTGVQVSSRIFMVWFIAHSIKQIQNEESVILFLVVWTVTEITRYSFYTFNLLNHLPYFIKWARYNFFIILYPVGVAGELLTIYAALPYVKKTGMFSLRLPNKYNVSFDYYYFLIIVMFSYVPLFPQLYFHMLRQRRRVLHGEVIVEKDD, encoded by the exons ATGGCGTCCAGCGAGGAGGACGGAGGCGGCAACGGCGCGGTCGAGGAGAAGGAGAATGGCAAGAAGAGGCGGCTGGGCGCCCTGGCAACGGCCTGGCTCATCTTCTACAACGTCGCCATGACGGCGGG gtgGCTGGTATTAGGTATTGCCATGGTGCGGTTTTATATACAGAAAGGAACACATAGAGGCTTATTCAGAAGCGTTCAAAAGACGCTTAAATTTTTCCAGacatttgctttgcttgag gtaGTCCACTGTGCAGTTG TTCGCACATCTGTGCTTGTGACTGGGGTCCAAGTGAGTTCAAGAATCTTCATGGTGTGGTTCATTGCACATAGCATAAAACAG ATCCAGAATGAGGAGAGCGTTATTCTTTTTCTGGTCGTATGGACTGTGACAGAGATTACTCGATATTCCTTCTACACATTCAACCTGCTCAACCATTTGCCATACTTCATTAAATGGGCCAG atacaacttttttatcattttgtatCCTGTTGGAGTTGCAGGTGAACTGCTAACCATATATGCTGCTTTACCCTatgtgaagaaaacaggaatgttTTCACTGAGACTTCCCAACAAATATAATGTCTCCTTTGACTACTATTACTTCCTTATTATTGTCATGTTCTCCTATGTGCCAT TATTTCCACAACTCTACTTCCACATGCTGCGACAGAGAAGAAGGGTGCTTCATGGAGAAGTGATTGTGGAAAAGGACGATTGA
- the HACD1 gene encoding very-long-chain (3R)-3-hydroxyacyl-CoA dehydratase 1 isoform X1, giving the protein MASSEEDGGGNGAVEEKENGKKRRLGALATAWLIFYNVAMTAGWLVLGIAMVRFYIQKGTHRGLFRSVQKTLKFFQTFALLEVVHCAVGIVRTSVLVTGVQVSSRIFMVWFIAHSIKQIQNEESVILFLVVWTVTEITRYSFYTFNLLNHLPYFIKWARYNFFIILYPVGVAGELLTIYAALPYVKKTGMFSLRLPNKYNVSFDYYYFLIIVMFSYVPLFPQLYFHMLRQRRRVLHGEVIVEKDD; this is encoded by the exons ATGGCGTCCAGCGAGGAGGACGGAGGCGGCAACGGCGCGGTCGAGGAGAAGGAGAATGGCAAGAAGAGGCGGCTGGGCGCCCTGGCAACGGCCTGGCTCATCTTCTACAACGTCGCCATGACGGCGGG gtgGCTGGTATTAGGTATTGCCATGGTGCGGTTTTATATACAGAAAGGAACACATAGAGGCTTATTCAGAAGCGTTCAAAAGACGCTTAAATTTTTCCAGacatttgctttgcttgag gtaGTCCACTGTGCAGTTG gAATAGTTCGCACATCTGTGCTTGTGACTGGGGTCCAAGTGAGTTCAAGAATCTTCATGGTGTGGTTCATTGCACATAGCATAAAACAG ATCCAGAATGAGGAGAGCGTTATTCTTTTTCTGGTCGTATGGACTGTGACAGAGATTACTCGATATTCCTTCTACACATTCAACCTGCTCAACCATTTGCCATACTTCATTAAATGGGCCAG atacaacttttttatcattttgtatCCTGTTGGAGTTGCAGGTGAACTGCTAACCATATATGCTGCTTTACCCTatgtgaagaaaacaggaatgttTTCACTGAGACTTCCCAACAAATATAATGTCTCCTTTGACTACTATTACTTCCTTATTATTGTCATGTTCTCCTATGTGCCAT TATTTCCACAACTCTACTTCCACATGCTGCGACAGAGAAGAAGGGTGCTTCATGGAGAAGTGATTGTGGAAAAGGACGATTGA